A single region of the Mustela lutreola isolate mMusLut2 chromosome 2, mMusLut2.pri, whole genome shotgun sequence genome encodes:
- the PROK2 gene encoding prokineticin-2, whose amino-acid sequence MRGPRCAPLLLLLLLSPLLLIPPAGDAAVITGACDKDPQCAGGMCCAVSIWVKSIRICTPMGKVGDSCHPLTRKVPFFGRRMHHTCPCMPGLACLRTSFNRFICLARK is encoded by the exons ATGAGGGGCCCGCGCTGCGCCCCGCTgttgctcctgctgctgctgtcgCCGCTGCTGCTCATACCCCCCGCCGGGGACGCCGCCGTCATCACCGGG GCCTGCGACAAGGACCCCCAGTGTGCCGGAGGCATGTGCTGTGCTGTTAGTATCTGGGTTAAGAGCATAAGGATTTGCACGCCTATGGGCAAAGTGGGAGACAGCTGCCATCCGCTGACTCGTAAA GTTCCATTTTTTGGGCGGAGAATGCATCACACGTGTCCATGTATGCCGGGCTTAGCCTGTTTACGGACTTCATTTAATCGATTTATTTGTTTAGCCCGAAAGTAA